Part of the Methanophagales archaeon genome, GGAATTAGTCGGAGCAGATACTATGAGGTGTTATCTAAAGAGTCAGGGCAAAAAGGAGAAGGTAAGCAGATTGACAAAACCAAAGGGAGTGAATCTGATCAGACTAACAGGATGCTTGTTCAAAGGATTAAGGCCATAAAAGGAGAACATCCCTTTTGGGGCTATAGGCGTGTTGCGGCCTGGTTAAAGTATAGGGAAGGTATTAAAGTGAATCGGAAGCGGATTTATAAGTTAATGAAAGA contains:
- a CDS encoding transposase: MLSKESGQKGEGKQIDKTKGSESDQTNRMLVQRIKAIKGEHPFWGYRRVAAWLKYREGIKVNRKRIYKLMK